A part of Micromonospora chersina genomic DNA contains:
- the dnaG gene encoding DNA primase, with translation MYAEEVAEMAGRIRDEDIALVRERTSIAEVISDTVTLKSAGGGNLKGLCPFHDEKSPSFNVSPARNVWYCFGCGAGGDAIKFLMDAEHLSFVESVERLAARAGIQLRYVEDDRSAPRPRPQQGQRQRLVAAHVAAVDFYQAQLSTAGARKAREFLAERGFDRAAAERYGCGFAPDAWDLLTKHLRQQGFTHDELVTAGLSRPSRSGSLIDRFRRRLMWPIREITGDVIGFGARKLFDDDDGPKYLNTPETPIYKKSHVLYGIDQAKREIAKQGKVVVVEGYTDVMACHLADVPTAVATCGTAFGADHISVLRRVLFDSDERAGEIIFTFDGDAAGQKAALRAFEDDQRFVGRTFIAVSPDNMDPCELRLAKGDLAVRDLVARREPLVDFALRHVINRYDLDTVDGRVEAMRRAAPLVAKIKDREKRPEYVRKLAGDLGMEIEPVQRAVLAAANGQPAGAPAAPARPAPATPSVDSPRAMVEREALKLALQEPVLAGPMFDAVEAAEYRHPVHVAVRAAIAAAGGAAAATGGAVWIEQVRDACDDLAGQALVGELAVEPLRIDGEPDPRYVSVTMARLQWGSVTGRIKDLKSKIQRINPVSNKDEYFALFGELLSLEQHARALREQAAGGL, from the coding sequence ATGTACGCCGAGGAGGTGGCGGAGATGGCGGGGCGGATCCGGGACGAGGACATCGCGCTGGTCCGCGAGCGCACCTCCATCGCCGAGGTCATCTCGGACACGGTGACGCTCAAGTCGGCCGGCGGCGGCAACCTCAAGGGCCTCTGCCCGTTCCACGACGAGAAGAGCCCCTCGTTCAACGTCTCGCCGGCCCGCAACGTCTGGTACTGCTTCGGCTGCGGGGCGGGCGGCGACGCGATCAAGTTCCTCATGGACGCCGAGCACCTGAGCTTCGTCGAGTCCGTCGAGCGGCTCGCCGCCCGCGCCGGCATCCAGCTGCGCTACGTCGAGGACGACCGCTCGGCCCCGCGCCCCCGCCCGCAGCAGGGGCAGCGGCAGCGCCTGGTGGCCGCGCACGTCGCCGCTGTCGACTTCTACCAGGCGCAGCTCAGCACCGCCGGCGCCCGCAAGGCCCGGGAGTTCCTCGCCGAGCGGGGCTTCGACCGGGCCGCCGCCGAGCGCTACGGCTGCGGCTTCGCCCCCGACGCCTGGGACCTGCTCACCAAGCACCTCCGCCAGCAGGGTTTCACCCACGACGAGCTGGTCACGGCGGGGCTGTCCCGCCCGTCCCGGTCGGGCAGCCTGATCGACCGGTTCCGGCGCCGGCTGATGTGGCCGATCCGCGAGATCACCGGCGACGTGATCGGCTTCGGCGCGCGGAAGCTCTTCGACGACGACGACGGCCCGAAATACCTGAACACCCCCGAGACGCCGATCTACAAGAAGTCGCACGTCCTCTACGGCATCGACCAGGCCAAGCGCGAGATCGCCAAGCAGGGCAAGGTGGTGGTGGTCGAGGGCTACACCGACGTGATGGCCTGCCACCTGGCGGACGTCCCCACGGCGGTGGCGACCTGCGGCACCGCGTTCGGCGCCGACCACATCTCGGTGCTGCGCCGGGTGCTCTTCGACAGCGACGAACGAGCCGGCGAGATCATCTTCACCTTCGACGGCGACGCCGCCGGCCAGAAGGCGGCCCTGCGCGCGTTCGAGGACGACCAGCGCTTCGTCGGGCGCACGTTCATCGCGGTCAGCCCCGACAACATGGATCCGTGCGAGCTGCGCCTGGCCAAGGGCGACCTGGCGGTCCGCGACCTGGTCGCCCGCCGAGAGCCGCTCGTCGACTTCGCGCTCCGCCACGTGATCAACCGGTACGACCTGGACACCGTCGACGGCCGGGTGGAGGCGATGCGCCGGGCCGCCCCGCTCGTCGCCAAGATCAAGGACCGGGAGAAGCGCCCCGAGTACGTCCGCAAGCTGGCCGGCGACCTCGGCATGGAGATCGAGCCGGTGCAGCGCGCGGTGCTCGCCGCGGCCAACGGTCAGCCGGCCGGGGCGCCCGCCGCGCCGGCCCGGCCCGCTCCGGCCACGCCCAGCGTGGACAGTCCACGCGCGATGGTCGAGCGCGAGGCGCTGAAGCTCGCCCTCCAGGAGCCGGTGCTGGCCGGCCCGATGTTCGACGCGGTCGAGGCGGCCGAATACCGGCACCCCGTGCACGTGGCGGTCCGCGCGGCCATCGCGGCGGCCGGCGGGGCGGCGGCGGCCACCGGCGGCGCGGTCTGGATCGAGCAGGTCCGCGACGCCTGCGACGACCTGGCCGGCCAGGCGCTCGTCGGCGAGTTGGCAGTGGAGCCGCTGCGCATCGACGGCGAGCCCGACCCCCGGTACGTGTCGGTCACCATGGCCCGCCTCCAGTGGGGTTCGGTGACCGGGCGGATCAAGGACCTCAAGTCGAAGATCCAGCGGATCAACCCGGTGAGCAACAAGGACGAGTACTTCGCCCTCTTCGGGGAACTGCTCTCGCTGGAGCAGCACGCGCGGGCGTTGCGCGAGCAGGCCGCCGGAGGGCTGTAG
- a CDS encoding TAXI family TRAP transporter solute-binding subunit — translation MTRRPLRLVAALLLAALLAGCGGADTGPRAWHDGRIFLATGNTTGVYYQLGGGYADLISRHLPGYEARAEPTGASVENITRLAGGDMEIAFSLADTAADAVSGRGAFDGQPQPVRALARVYSNYTHVIVRAGAKIDSFADLRGKRISTGSPRSGTDIIAGRLLTAGGIDPDKDIQRLNLSLPETVQRMRAATLDGMFFSGGLPTPGIKDLLSSAPGAFRLLPLTELAEPLAARYGSVYTTAVLPKEVYGTPAPTPTITVANVILVAADMPDQLAYDLTRVLFTWQGELIKVHPEAANFTRESAAASQPIPLHPGAVRYYRNG, via the coding sequence GTGACCCGCCGCCCGCTGCGGCTGGTCGCCGCGCTCCTGCTGGCCGCCCTGCTGGCGGGCTGCGGCGGGGCCGACACCGGGCCGCGCGCCTGGCACGACGGGCGGATCTTCCTGGCCACCGGCAACACCACAGGCGTCTACTACCAGCTCGGCGGCGGCTACGCCGACCTCATCAGCCGGCACCTGCCCGGCTACGAGGCGCGGGCCGAGCCGACCGGCGCCTCGGTGGAGAACATCACCCGGCTGGCCGGCGGCGACATGGAGATCGCCTTCAGCCTCGCCGACACGGCCGCGGACGCGGTCAGCGGCCGGGGCGCGTTCGACGGCCAGCCGCAGCCGGTACGCGCACTGGCCCGGGTCTACAGCAACTACACCCACGTCATCGTCCGGGCCGGCGCAAAGATCGACAGCTTCGCCGATCTCCGCGGCAAGCGGATCTCCACCGGCTCGCCCCGGTCCGGCACGGACATCATCGCCGGGCGGCTGCTCACCGCCGGCGGGATCGACCCGGACAAGGACATCCAGCGGCTCAACCTGTCGCTGCCGGAGACCGTGCAGCGGATGCGGGCGGCCACCCTGGACGGGATGTTCTTCTCCGGCGGCCTGCCCACCCCGGGCATCAAGGACCTGCTCTCCAGCGCGCCCGGGGCGTTCCGGCTGCTCCCGCTCACCGAGCTGGCCGAGCCGCTGGCCGCCCGCTACGGCTCGGTCTACACGACGGCCGTGCTGCCCAAGGAGGTCTACGGCACCCCGGCGCCCACCCCGACCATCACGGTGGCGAACGTGATCCTGGTGGCCGCCGACATGCCGGACCAGCTCGCGTACGACCTGACCCGGGTGCTCTTCACCTGGCAGGGCGAGCTGATCAAGGTGCACCCGGAGGCGGCGAACTTCACCCGGGAGAGCGCCGCCGCCAGCCAGCCGATCCCGCTGCACCCGGGCGCCGTGCGCTACTACCGCAACGGCTGA
- a CDS encoding roadblock/LC7 domain-containing protein: MTPPVTAGLDWLLANFAEQVPDVSHALAVSEDGLRLAASPDLAPDQVDQLAAVISGLASLTVGAARLMSAGRVRQQIVDMDGGVMLVMAVGERALLGVLAAPGCDLGQIGYETATLVQRVAEALEPAARR, encoded by the coding sequence ATGACCCCACCCGTGACCGCCGGACTCGACTGGCTGCTGGCGAACTTCGCCGAGCAGGTGCCGGACGTGTCGCACGCCCTCGCGGTGTCCGAGGACGGCCTGCGGCTCGCCGCGTCCCCCGACCTCGCACCCGACCAGGTCGACCAGCTCGCCGCGGTGATCAGCGGGCTGGCCAGCCTGACCGTCGGCGCGGCCCGGCTGATGTCCGCCGGCCGGGTACGCCAGCAGATCGTCGACATGGACGGCGGGGTCATGCTGGTGATGGCGGTCGGCGAGCGGGCGCTGCTCGGGGTGCTCGCCGCGCCCGGCTGCGACCTGGGCCAGATCGGCTACGAGACGGCGACGCTGGTGCAGCGGGTGGCGGAGGCGCTGGAACCGGCGGCCCGCCGGTGA
- a CDS encoding sensor histidine kinase — MPLPHPARVRRHHRPADRTGHLRSVRVQLLAPILVATVGLVVLGAAQTDAALDASADADRARVLAGTATATVRLVHELERELGETAALRQRGGTAGRPLVDAQRRRVDGAVARYRTASGDARRAAPDLNPVLNDADGRLGQLAPTRDLALGGDSGDPAYATLVESLLAVADALPAQLRDADLANEAREVAAVAAQEHLSALERDLLRGVFVRGALVRGELARLGRLRGAREQRQAEFLRIAAGPASSAWYRLVDGADVEASRRMRDAVLDTDGAPESLKTDGDAWYVAQSGAIRRYNLLGRELSDGLDRDAAALARIARQRALLTAGATSTVALGSLLTAVLLAVRTSRRLRRLRVAALTMANRELPERITAIAAGEGAPVEGTATRLTDGIRRDRDEVAQVAEAFDTVNKAALRLAGEQAELRLDVTRMAEALARRIRTLITRQLRLLDEFEREETDPDALARLFALDHLAARLRRNGENLLVLAGGEPGRGHEGALLLDDVVRAAASEIEDYPRVEIDVPTAAVHGAATGNLVHLLAELLENATVYSPPDARVLVDGRRTVDGLTLRVHDQGIGISETRLATINERLAAPATLSSAAAGSMGLHVVAHLAARHGIRVQLHHTGSGTVAQVEVPEAVLTRVESVTRRPAAEARPAAGRGAPWFRPRATGPATRRPATGARHLVTTAPEPAALGFRPTPGPQRGTAVEAGDPAPAGPVAGGPPPAAVRGVAAVRPPGAALLAPSAARIRPAGAPPAAPQTTGAGLPRRTRGGQLPAPLPTTAPPRPADDLLDPEVVRARLSALAEGVASAMRRAPNTTPTGRNP, encoded by the coding sequence GTGCCGCTGCCCCACCCCGCCCGCGTACGCCGGCACCACCGGCCCGCGGACCGCACCGGGCATCTCCGCTCGGTGCGGGTGCAACTGCTCGCACCCATCCTGGTGGCCACGGTCGGCCTGGTGGTGCTCGGCGCCGCCCAGACCGACGCGGCGCTCGACGCCTCCGCCGACGCCGACCGGGCCCGCGTGCTCGCCGGCACCGCCACCGCCACCGTGCGGCTGGTGCACGAGCTGGAACGGGAACTCGGCGAGACGGCGGCGCTGCGCCAGCGCGGCGGCACCGCCGGCCGGCCGCTCGTCGACGCGCAGCGGCGCCGGGTGGACGGGGCCGTCGCCCGCTACCGCACCGCCAGCGGCGACGCCCGGCGGGCCGCCCCGGACCTGAACCCGGTGCTCAACGACGCCGACGGCCGGCTGGGCCAGCTCGCGCCCACCCGGGACCTGGCGCTCGGCGGGGACAGCGGCGACCCGGCGTACGCGACGCTCGTCGAGTCGCTCCTCGCCGTCGCCGACGCGCTGCCCGCCCAACTGCGCGACGCCGACCTGGCCAACGAGGCACGGGAGGTGGCCGCGGTGGCCGCCCAGGAGCACCTGTCGGCGCTGGAACGCGACCTGCTGCGCGGGGTGTTCGTCCGCGGCGCGCTGGTCCGGGGCGAGCTGGCCCGGCTGGGCCGGCTCCGGGGCGCCCGCGAGCAGCGCCAGGCCGAGTTCCTCCGGATCGCCGCCGGCCCGGCCAGCTCCGCCTGGTACCGGCTGGTCGACGGCGCCGACGTGGAGGCGTCGCGGCGGATGCGCGACGCCGTGCTGGACACCGACGGAGCCCCGGAGTCGCTGAAGACCGACGGCGACGCCTGGTACGTGGCCCAGAGCGGCGCCATCCGCCGCTACAACCTGCTCGGCCGGGAACTCTCCGACGGCCTGGACCGGGACGCCGCCGCGCTGGCCCGGATCGCCCGGCAGCGGGCCCTGCTCACGGCCGGCGCGACAAGCACCGTGGCGCTCGGCTCCCTGCTCACCGCCGTGCTGCTGGCGGTCCGCACCAGCCGGCGGCTGCGCCGGCTGCGGGTCGCGGCGCTCACCATGGCGAACCGGGAGCTGCCGGAGCGGATCACCGCGATCGCCGCGGGCGAGGGCGCGCCGGTCGAGGGCACGGCCACCCGGCTGACCGACGGGATCCGCCGGGACCGGGACGAGGTGGCCCAGGTGGCCGAGGCGTTCGACACGGTCAACAAGGCCGCGCTGCGGCTCGCCGGCGAGCAGGCCGAGCTGCGGCTGGACGTGACCCGGATGGCCGAGGCCCTCGCCCGGCGCATCCGCACGCTGATCACCCGCCAGCTCCGCCTGCTCGACGAGTTCGAACGCGAGGAGACCGACCCGGACGCGCTGGCCCGGCTCTTCGCCCTGGACCACCTCGCCGCCCGGCTGCGCCGCAACGGCGAGAACCTGCTGGTCCTCGCCGGTGGCGAGCCCGGCCGCGGGCACGAGGGCGCGCTGCTCCTCGACGACGTGGTCCGGGCGGCCGCCTCCGAGATCGAGGACTACCCGCGGGTGGAGATCGACGTGCCGACCGCCGCCGTGCACGGCGCGGCGACCGGCAACCTGGTGCACCTGCTGGCCGAACTGCTGGAGAACGCCACCGTCTACTCGCCACCGGACGCCCGGGTGCTGGTCGACGGGCGGCGCACCGTCGACGGGCTCACCCTGCGGGTGCACGACCAGGGCATCGGCATCAGCGAGACCCGGCTGGCCACCATCAACGAGCGGCTCGCCGCGCCGGCCACCCTGTCCAGCGCCGCGGCCGGCAGCATGGGCCTGCACGTGGTGGCGCACCTGGCCGCCCGCCACGGGATCCGGGTGCAGCTGCACCACACCGGCAGCGGCACTGTCGCCCAGGTGGAGGTGCCCGAGGCGGTCCTGACCCGGGTCGAGTCGGTGACCCGGCGGCCGGCCGCCGAGGCCCGCCCGGCAGCCGGCCGCGGCGCCCCCTGGTTCCGGCCCAGAGCCACCGGCCCGGCGACACGGCGGCCGGCCACCGGCGCCCGGCACCTGGTCACCACCGCCCCCGAGCCGGCCGCCCTGGGGTTCCGGCCAACGCCCGGCCCGCAGCGCGGGACGGCTGTCGAGGCCGGCGACCCGGCGCCCGCCGGGCCCGTGGCCGGCGGACCGCCGCCCGCCGCCGTCCGGGGCGTCGCCGCCGTACGCCCGCCCGGCGCCGCCCTGCTGGCGCCGAGCGCCGCCCGGATCCGGCCGGCCGGCGCCCCGCCCGCGGCGCCGCAGACCACCGGCGCCGGGCTGCCGCGCCGCACCCGCGGCGGGCAGCTTCCCGCGCCGCTGCCCACCACCGCCCCGCCACGGCCCGCGGACGACCTGCTCGACCCCGAGGTGGTACGCGCCCGCCTGTCTGCCCTCGCCGAGGGGGTGGCCAGCGCGATGCGCCGTGCCCCGAACACCACACCCACCGGGAGAAATCCATGA
- a CDS encoding TAXI family TRAP transporter solute-binding subunit: MRRIDVRIAAGVGALALVAAGAAGCGGRQDGAAKDDAAREVTCKVTKDTRVGIATGNATGVYYVVGNALAGQLSATTGGKLTGTAAETGASVQNVEQLVAGQYDVAFSLFDTAVNAVQGKGSFSSPQPVKALARIYDNYTQVVVRADSGITSVAGMKGRKISTGSPKSGTEVIANRLLTAAGLDPAKDIQAQRLDLTKTVDGMKDGSIDGFFWSGGVPTGGVTDLFTTTGDKVRFLDITPLLPKMAELNPAYQAGTIGKDIYRTPADVPTIVVPNVLLVRDNLDADVACVITKTVFEKKDTLAQANPAAKGIDLANARKTDPVGLHRGADRALKDLGAS, encoded by the coding sequence GTGAGACGGATCGACGTGCGGATCGCCGCGGGCGTCGGGGCGCTGGCCCTGGTCGCGGCCGGCGCCGCCGGATGCGGGGGCCGTCAGGACGGCGCGGCGAAGGACGACGCCGCCCGTGAGGTCACCTGCAAGGTCACCAAGGACACCCGGGTCGGCATCGCCACCGGCAACGCCACAGGGGTCTACTACGTGGTCGGCAACGCGCTGGCCGGCCAGCTCTCCGCGACCACCGGGGGCAAGCTCACCGGCACGGCCGCCGAGACCGGCGCCTCGGTGCAGAACGTCGAGCAACTCGTGGCCGGCCAGTACGACGTGGCGTTCTCCCTCTTCGACACGGCCGTCAACGCCGTGCAGGGCAAGGGCAGCTTCAGCTCGCCGCAGCCGGTCAAGGCGCTGGCCCGCATCTACGACAACTACACCCAGGTGGTCGTCCGGGCCGACTCGGGGATCACCTCGGTCGCCGGGATGAAGGGCAGGAAGATCTCCACGGGGTCGCCCAAGTCCGGCACCGAGGTCATCGCCAACCGGCTGCTCACCGCCGCCGGGCTGGACCCGGCCAAGGACATCCAGGCGCAGCGGCTCGACCTGACCAAGACCGTCGACGGCATGAAGGACGGCAGCATCGACGGCTTCTTCTGGTCCGGCGGCGTGCCCACCGGCGGGGTGACCGACCTGTTCACCACGACCGGCGACAAGGTGAGGTTCCTCGACATCACCCCGCTGCTGCCGAAGATGGCCGAGCTGAACCCGGCGTACCAGGCCGGCACCATCGGAAAGGACATCTACCGGACGCCCGCCGACGTGCCCACCATCGTGGTGCCGAACGTGCTGCTGGTCCGGGACAACCTCGACGCCGACGTGGCCTGCGTGATCACGAAGACGGTCTTCGAGAAGAAGGACACGCTCGCCCAGGCCAACCCGGCCGCCAAGGGCATCGACCTGGCCAACGCCCGCAAGACCGACCCCGTCGGGCTGCACCGCGGGGCGGACCGGGCGCTCAAGGACCTCGGCGCGAGCTGA
- a CDS encoding TRAP transporter permease, which produces MWADDGPVGAHHDTRELAARFEDEKPGRVLSGPVGLLFTGGTVTVALLALWQVFFPLPQGSKYYLIFFLAGVLPMVFLAYPSGVRLRRRPADDGPAERDGPSPVDWLLALTALLACLYPVLPVTVGTGGGGYDAFLDRQGLLEPLDVALGTVLLLLLLEACRRTTGWILPAVCLLFLAYGYYGGLLPQSWPVAHAGLDFAQLVDAFYNSDSGFYGTPLDVAASYIVLFTIYGAVLDLSGAGRFFVELSAAAFRRSRTAAGRTAVASGFLLGTVSGSGAATTVSIGAVTWPILRRAGYPAERAGGMLAAAGVGAILSPPTLGAAAFIIAEYLGVSYLQVLGWATVPTVLYYLGILLSVEIDARRSGVRPVVIDTGSAGRLLLRFGYHFLSLIVIIVVLAMGLSATRAVVIATVLAAALSFLDRRHRLTPARLVEALSGGVRGVLAVSAVCAAAGIITATTTKTGLGPQAAALLVGGAQAVSSEPAVVLALTALLAAVALSLLGLAVPVTASFVIGWVIIGPALLHLGVAAPAAAMFVFYFAVLSEVSPPTALAAVAAAAVTGGRLVPTMWQTLRYALPAYLIPIAFVITPTGLGLLGIGGAGRIAVAGVVSALGVTVLAVAAGGWLPGVGPAGTPERILGAVAGLVLLWLEPLPVAVGAVLAALAVAGVLVRRGSAGRAGGPSVAELVDHREERE; this is translated from the coding sequence GTGTGGGCCGACGACGGACCGGTGGGAGCGCACCACGACACGCGGGAACTGGCGGCCCGTTTCGAGGACGAGAAACCGGGCCGGGTGCTGTCCGGACCGGTCGGGCTGCTGTTCACCGGCGGCACGGTCACGGTCGCCCTGCTCGCCCTTTGGCAGGTGTTCTTCCCGCTTCCGCAGGGCAGCAAGTACTACCTCATCTTTTTCCTCGCCGGCGTGCTGCCGATGGTTTTCCTGGCGTACCCCTCAGGGGTGCGGCTGCGCCGGCGGCCCGCGGACGACGGGCCGGCGGAGCGGGATGGCCCCAGCCCGGTCGACTGGCTGCTCGCCCTCACCGCGCTGCTGGCCTGCCTCTACCCCGTGCTGCCGGTGACCGTCGGCACGGGCGGCGGCGGCTACGACGCGTTCCTCGACCGGCAGGGCCTGCTGGAGCCGCTGGACGTGGCGCTGGGCACCGTGCTGCTGCTCCTGCTGCTGGAGGCGTGCCGGCGCACCACGGGTTGGATCCTCCCCGCCGTCTGCCTGCTGTTCCTGGCCTACGGCTACTACGGCGGGCTGCTGCCGCAGTCCTGGCCGGTGGCCCACGCCGGGCTCGACTTCGCGCAACTGGTCGACGCCTTCTACAACTCCGACAGCGGCTTCTACGGCACCCCGCTGGACGTGGCCGCCTCGTACATCGTGCTGTTCACCATCTACGGCGCGGTGCTGGACCTCTCCGGCGCGGGCCGGTTCTTCGTCGAACTCTCCGCCGCCGCCTTCCGCCGCTCCCGCACCGCCGCCGGGCGGACGGCCGTCGCCTCCGGCTTCCTGCTCGGCACGGTCTCCGGCTCGGGCGCGGCCACCACGGTCAGCATCGGGGCGGTGACCTGGCCGATCCTGCGCCGCGCCGGCTACCCGGCCGAGCGGGCCGGCGGCATGCTGGCCGCCGCGGGCGTCGGCGCGATCCTCTCCCCGCCGACGCTGGGCGCCGCGGCCTTCATCATCGCCGAGTACCTGGGTGTGTCGTACCTCCAGGTGCTCGGCTGGGCGACAGTGCCGACGGTCCTCTACTACCTGGGCATCCTGCTCTCCGTCGAGATCGACGCCCGGCGGTCCGGGGTCCGCCCGGTGGTCATCGACACCGGCTCGGCCGGGCGCCTGCTGCTCCGCTTCGGCTACCACTTCCTGTCGCTCATCGTGATCATCGTGGTGCTGGCCATGGGTCTCTCGGCCACCCGGGCCGTGGTCATCGCCACCGTGCTGGCCGCCGCGCTGTCCTTCCTGGACCGCCGGCACCGGCTCACCCCCGCCCGGCTCGTCGAGGCGCTCAGCGGTGGCGTACGCGGGGTCCTCGCGGTGAGCGCGGTCTGCGCCGCGGCCGGCATCATCACGGCCACCACCACCAAGACCGGCCTCGGCCCGCAGGCCGCCGCGCTGCTGGTCGGCGGGGCGCAGGCGGTCAGCTCCGAGCCGGCCGTGGTGCTCGCCCTCACCGCGCTGCTCGCGGCCGTCGCGCTCAGCCTGCTCGGGCTGGCCGTGCCGGTGACCGCGTCCTTCGTGATCGGCTGGGTGATCATCGGCCCGGCGCTGCTGCACCTCGGCGTCGCCGCCCCCGCCGCGGCCATGTTCGTCTTCTACTTCGCGGTGCTGTCCGAGGTCTCCCCGCCGACCGCCCTCGCCGCGGTGGCCGCCGCCGCGGTCACCGGCGGCCGGCTGGTGCCGACCATGTGGCAGACCCTCCGGTACGCGCTGCCCGCGTACCTCATCCCGATCGCCTTCGTGATCACGCCGACCGGCCTCGGCCTGCTCGGCATCGGCGGGGCGGGCCGCATCGCGGTGGCCGGCGTGGTCTCCGCGCTCGGTGTCACGGTGCTGGCAGTGGCGGCCGGCGGCTGGCTGCCCGGCGTCGGGCCCGCCGGCACGCCGGAGCGGATCCTCGGCGCGGTCGCCGGGCTGGTGCTGCTCTGGCTCGAACCCCTGCCCGTCGCGGTCGGCGCGGTGCTCGCCGCGCTGGCCGTCGCGGGCGTGCTCGTCCGACGTGGATCCGCCGGCCGCGCCGGCGGCCCGTCGGTAGCTGAATTGGTGGACCACCGGGAGGAGAGAGAGTGA
- a CDS encoding ABC transporter ATP-binding protein, with product MTSTQPLIQARGLVKRFGDFTAVDGIDVEVRPGEAFGFLGPNGAGKSSTMRMIGCISPPSGGELRILGMDPVRDGPAIRARLGVCPQLDSLDPELTVRENLTTYARYFGIPRRVARERAAELLDFVQLTERAESKVEPLSGGMKRRLTIARALVNNPEIVLLDEPTTGLDPQARHLVWERLFRLKQQGVTLVLTTHYMDEAEQLCDRLVVMDGGRIVAEGSPRALIERHSTREVVELRFAAESQEPFAGKLGGLGERVEVLPDRVLLYVADGDAAVAEVTARGLVPAGVLVRRSSLEDVFLHLTGRTLID from the coding sequence GTGACCAGCACGCAACCACTCATCCAGGCACGGGGGCTGGTGAAGCGGTTCGGCGACTTCACCGCCGTCGACGGCATCGACGTCGAGGTGCGCCCCGGCGAGGCGTTCGGGTTCCTCGGCCCCAACGGCGCCGGCAAGTCCTCCACCATGCGCATGATCGGCTGCATCTCGCCGCCCTCGGGCGGGGAGCTGCGCATCCTGGGCATGGACCCGGTCCGCGACGGCCCGGCGATCCGGGCCCGGCTGGGCGTGTGCCCGCAGCTCGACAGCCTTGACCCGGAGCTGACCGTCCGGGAGAACCTCACCACCTACGCGCGCTACTTCGGCATCCCGCGCCGGGTGGCCCGCGAGCGGGCCGCCGAGCTGCTCGACTTCGTCCAGCTCACCGAGCGGGCCGAGAGCAAGGTGGAGCCGCTCTCCGGCGGGATGAAGCGGCGGTTGACCATCGCCCGCGCGCTGGTCAACAACCCCGAGATCGTGCTGCTCGACGAGCCCACCACCGGCCTCGACCCGCAGGCGCGGCACCTGGTGTGGGAGCGGCTGTTCCGGCTCAAGCAGCAGGGCGTCACGCTGGTCCTCACCACGCACTACATGGACGAGGCGGAGCAGCTCTGCGACCGGCTCGTGGTGATGGACGGCGGCCGGATCGTCGCCGAGGGCTCGCCCCGGGCGCTGATCGAGCGGCACTCCACCCGCGAGGTGGTCGAGCTGCGCTTCGCCGCCGAGTCCCAGGAGCCGTTCGCCGGCAAGCTGGGCGGGCTGGGGGAGCGGGTCGAGGTGCTGCCGGACCGGGTCCTGCTCTACGTGGCCGACGGCGACGCCGCGGTGGCCGAGGTGACCGCGCGCGGCCTCGTCCCGGCCGGCGTCCTGGTCCGGCGCAGCAGCCTGGAGGATGTCTTCCTCCACCTCACCGGCCGCACCTTGATCGACTGA
- a CDS encoding flavin reductase produces MPRYRPHVAARPSWRCRACGAPWPCSPARLALLGEYREDRIALLVHLGTLLCEATADLADTHGRNTPQRLTDRFVTWARAR; encoded by the coding sequence ATGCCCCGCTACCGCCCGCACGTGGCGGCCCGACCGTCCTGGCGCTGCCGCGCCTGCGGGGCGCCGTGGCCGTGCTCACCGGCGCGGCTGGCGCTGCTCGGCGAGTATCGCGAGGACCGGATCGCGCTACTCGTCCACCTCGGCACGCTGCTGTGCGAGGCCACGGCGGACCTCGCCGACACGCACGGGCGGAACACGCCACAGCGCCTGACCGACCGCTTCGTCACCTGGGCCCGCGCACGCTGA
- a CDS encoding helix-turn-helix domain-containing protein: MLDHFAEELRLARATSGLSQSALAEALSYSGALVAKVETCERRPGLDFARRCDTVFGTDGRFERIQRRISRETVVPWFRDWAGIEQEARALRTFEPLCVPGLLQTEGYARAIHAGGGLFAADEIERQVTTRLDRQAVLTRDRPPLLSVVVDEYVLRRRIGGPEVMREQLQHLVKLGCGLARVRIHVVPMSAGAYPGLAGPFVIATLPAGEDVVYLEGQRHGQVVDRTDFVQQMVEVWESIRGEALSHQQSLDLIAEVAETWT, from the coding sequence ATGCTGGACCACTTCGCCGAGGAGCTACGGCTCGCCCGGGCCACAAGTGGGCTGTCCCAGAGCGCGCTTGCCGAGGCCCTGAGCTACTCGGGCGCGCTGGTGGCCAAGGTGGAGACGTGCGAGCGCCGGCCGGGCCTCGACTTCGCCCGCCGCTGCGACACGGTGTTCGGCACGGACGGGCGGTTCGAGCGGATCCAGCGGCGGATCAGCCGGGAGACCGTGGTGCCGTGGTTCCGCGACTGGGCGGGCATCGAGCAGGAGGCTCGTGCGCTGCGCACGTTCGAGCCGCTGTGTGTGCCCGGCCTGTTGCAGACCGAGGGCTACGCACGGGCGATCCATGCCGGCGGCGGCCTGTTCGCGGCGGACGAGATCGAGCGGCAGGTGACGACCCGGTTGGACCGGCAGGCGGTACTCACGCGCGACCGGCCGCCGTTGCTCAGCGTGGTCGTGGACGAGTATGTGCTGCGCCGCCGCATCGGCGGGCCGGAGGTGATGCGCGAGCAGTTGCAGCACCTGGTGAAGCTGGGCTGTGGGCTGGCCCGGGTCCGTATCCACGTCGTGCCCATGTCGGCCGGCGCGTACCCTGGGCTCGCTGGACCCTTCGTGATCGCCACCTTGCCCGCCGGGGAGGACGTCGTCTACCTGGAGGGGCAACGCCATGGACAGGTGGTTGACCGAACCGACTTCGTGCAGCAGATGGTCGAGGTGTGGGAGTCGATCCGGGGCGAGGCACTATCGCACCAGCAATCCCTCGACCTGATCGCGGAAGTGGCGGAGACATGGACCTGA